The following proteins are encoded in a genomic region of Pseudodesulfovibrio mercurii:
- the phnD gene encoding phosphonate ABC transporter substrate-binding protein, with protein MLSKLSKVLMMAALVLTVALPGLANAGPSEWPTTLKLGFIPTEGAADSAKRAKPIAAQLEKDLGVKVEIFTASDYNGILTAMANKHIDLAYYGPKSYVEATEKANAEAIVMELNKDGQPGYTGIIITRKDSGITDMDKAKGKTFAFTDPNSTSGYLVPNVIFARDMKIDPEKYFAEVRFSGSHGASILAVKNGSIQVAATNNIDMDRMIEKGAASLDDFNIIKRSDMIPGAPIAVRKDLPESLKCAIAGSLLKINDDPEALEILQNGGYRHTSDKDYDMVRYLKRLKAELAKKK; from the coding sequence ATGCTCTCGAAACTGTCCAAAGTGCTCATGATGGCGGCCCTGGTCCTGACCGTGGCCCTGCCCGGCCTGGCCAACGCCGGCCCCTCGGAATGGCCCACCACCCTGAAGCTCGGCTTCATCCCCACCGAAGGCGCGGCCGACTCCGCCAAACGGGCCAAGCCCATCGCCGCCCAGCTGGAAAAGGACCTCGGCGTCAAGGTCGAGATCTTCACCGCCTCCGACTACAACGGCATCCTGACCGCCATGGCCAACAAGCACATCGACCTGGCCTACTACGGCCCCAAGAGCTACGTGGAGGCCACCGAGAAGGCCAACGCCGAAGCCATCGTCATGGAGCTGAACAAGGACGGCCAGCCCGGCTATACCGGCATCATCATCACCAGGAAGGATTCCGGCATCACCGACATGGACAAGGCCAAGGGCAAGACCTTCGCCTTCACCGATCCCAACTCCACCTCCGGCTACCTGGTGCCCAACGTCATCTTCGCCCGCGACATGAAGATCGACCCCGAGAAGTACTTCGCCGAAGTGCGCTTCTCCGGCTCCCACGGCGCGTCCATCCTGGCCGTCAAGAACGGCTCCATCCAGGTGGCGGCCACCAACAACATCGACATGGACCGCATGATCGAGAAGGGCGCCGCCTCCCTGGACGACTTCAACATCATCAAGCGTTCCGACATGATCCCCGGCGCGCCCATCGCCGTGCGCAAGGACCTGCCCGAGAGCCTGAAGTGCGCCATCGCCGGTTCCCTGCTCAAGATCAACGATGATCCCGAGGCCCTGGAAATCCTCCAGAACGGCGGCTACCGCCACACCTCGGACAAGGACTACGACATGGTCCGCTACCTCAAGCGCCTCAAGGCCGAACTGGCCAAGAAGAAGTAA
- the phnE gene encoding phosphonate ABC transporter, permease protein PhnE yields MTDLTLDQVTPRRSFPQKLALGGLVTIILAVLVASYISTDIDPFKLYAKRQNAFEYLFGRQLNDADKQAALDQAKRLPAIIAFEESYQAVKAEYTATGKTLDPVAMQREAQKRADAHIKAMSPADRERIVRSEYDRIADEKSGGYFPPETAWPHLLEYSKALIETVAIAIWGTLIAFIAAIPMAMFAASNTLELMVQGDGIWQRALRWFGQFAARRVLDFCRGFNEFVMALIFVAVIGLGPYAGVLALAIHTFGILGKVFSEAIEQIEPGQVEAVTASGAGPAQIMAFSVIPQVMPLIVSYTLLRFESNVRSATILGFVGAGGIGFLMFDKINGYLYREVCTMMIMVIISVTLIDYLCGILRRRFV; encoded by the coding sequence ATGACCGATCTGACACTCGATCAGGTCACCCCCAGGCGGAGCTTCCCGCAGAAGCTCGCCCTGGGGGGCCTGGTGACCATCATCCTGGCCGTGCTCGTGGCCTCGTACATCTCCACGGACATCGACCCGTTCAAGCTGTACGCCAAGCGCCAGAACGCCTTCGAATACCTGTTCGGCAGACAACTCAACGACGCCGACAAACAGGCGGCCCTGGACCAGGCCAAACGGCTGCCCGCCATCATCGCCTTCGAGGAGTCCTACCAGGCGGTCAAGGCGGAATACACGGCCACCGGCAAGACGCTCGACCCCGTGGCCATGCAGCGCGAGGCCCAGAAACGGGCCGACGCCCACATCAAGGCCATGAGCCCGGCGGACCGCGAGCGTATCGTCCGGAGCGAATACGACCGCATCGCGGACGAGAAGTCCGGTGGCTACTTCCCGCCCGAAACGGCCTGGCCGCACCTCCTGGAATACTCCAAGGCGCTCATCGAGACCGTGGCCATCGCCATCTGGGGCACGCTCATCGCCTTCATCGCGGCCATCCCCATGGCCATGTTCGCGGCCAGCAACACCCTGGAACTGATGGTCCAGGGCGACGGAATCTGGCAGCGCGCACTGCGCTGGTTCGGCCAGTTCGCGGCCCGGCGCGTGCTCGACTTCTGCCGCGGCTTCAACGAATTCGTCATGGCCCTCATCTTCGTGGCCGTCATCGGGCTCGGCCCCTACGCGGGCGTCCTGGCCCTGGCCATCCACACCTTCGGCATCCTGGGCAAGGTCTTCTCCGAGGCCATCGAACAGATCGAACCCGGCCAGGTGGAGGCCGTCACCGCCTCGGGCGCGGGCCCGGCCCAGATTATGGCCTTCTCCGTCATCCCGCAGGTCATGCCGCTCATCGTCAGCTATACCCTGCTGCGCTTCGAATCCAACGTCCGCTCCGCCACCATCCTCGGCTTCGTGGGCGCGGGCGGCATCGGCTTCCTCATGTTCGACAAGATCAACGGCTACCTCTACCGCGAAGTCTGCACCATGATGATCATGGTCATCATCTCCGTCACCCTCATCGACTACCTCTGCGGCATCCTGCGCCGAAGGTTCGTGTAG
- the phnC gene encoding phosphonate ABC transporter ATP-binding protein, which yields MKSIDIRKRQQREAIQAKGLSKVYPNGTVALRDVSVTVNAGDFCVVIGLSGAGKSTLLRCMNRLIRPTQGSIALFGEDVTRVNGGQLRQVRRRVGMIFQQFNLVRRLTVLDNVLVGRLRFNAHPVKRCLSMFRQFPKDEREFAFDCLQQVGIGDLAFRRADALSGGQQQRVAIARALAQEPEVFLADEPIASLDPRSSETVMRILARIHEDKGIPVLVNLHHIDFAQRYGKRILGMSKGELIFDGTARDLDAETVSRIYGDKAEEALEELSAA from the coding sequence ATGAAATCCATCGACATCCGCAAGCGGCAGCAGCGCGAGGCCATCCAGGCCAAGGGGCTGAGCAAGGTCTACCCCAACGGCACCGTGGCCCTCAGGGACGTGTCCGTGACCGTCAACGCGGGCGACTTCTGCGTCGTCATCGGGCTGTCCGGGGCCGGAAAATCCACGCTGCTGCGCTGCATGAACCGGCTCATCCGGCCCACCCAGGGGTCCATCGCCCTGTTCGGCGAGGACGTCACCCGAGTCAACGGCGGGCAGCTTCGCCAGGTGCGCCGCCGCGTGGGCATGATCTTCCAGCAGTTCAACCTGGTGCGCCGCCTGACCGTGCTCGACAACGTCCTGGTCGGCCGCCTGCGCTTCAACGCCCACCCGGTCAAGCGCTGCCTGTCCATGTTCCGCCAGTTCCCGAAGGACGAGCGGGAGTTCGCCTTCGACTGCCTGCAACAGGTGGGCATCGGGGACCTGGCCTTCCGCCGGGCCGACGCTCTGTCCGGCGGCCAGCAGCAGCGCGTGGCCATCGCACGCGCCCTGGCCCAGGAGCCCGAGGTCTTCCTGGCCGACGAGCCCATCGCCAGCCTGGACCCGCGCAGCTCCGAGACGGTCATGCGGATCCTGGCCAGGATCCACGAGGACAAGGGCATCCCGGTGCTCGTGAACCTGCACCACATCGACTTCGCCCAGCGCTACGGCAAGCGCATCCTGGGCATGTCCAAGGGCGAACTGATCTTCGACGGCACGGCCCGCGACCTGGACGCCGAGACCGTGTCCCGCATCTACGGCGACAAGGCGGAGGAGGCCCTGGAAGAGCTTTCGGCCGCCTGA